In the Rhizorhabdus dicambivorans genome, one interval contains:
- the cueR gene encoding Cu(I)-responsive transcriptional regulator, which yields MNIGEASKQSGVSERMIRHYEKIGLIPAPPRRGAGYRDYGESDLHRLRFIANARDLGFPIEEIRTLLGLWADTGRSSADVKRVALARAEELQRKAEALTTLRETLVDLAERCHGDERPDCPIIAELSLDRKC from the coding sequence GTGAACATCGGGGAGGCGTCGAAGCAAAGCGGGGTCTCGGAGCGGATGATCCGCCATTATGAGAAGATCGGCCTCATCCCGGCGCCGCCGCGCCGGGGAGCGGGTTATCGCGACTATGGCGAGAGTGACCTCCATCGCCTGCGGTTCATCGCCAATGCCCGCGATCTCGGTTTTCCGATCGAGGAGATCCGGACCCTGCTCGGCCTGTGGGCCGACACGGGCCGCAGCAGCGCCGATGTAAAGCGGGTCGCGTTGGCGCGGGCGGAGGAATTGCAGCGCAAGGCCGAAGCGCTGACGACCCTGCGCGAGACCCTCGTCGATCTCGCCGAGCGCTGTCATGGCGACGAGCGGCCAGATTGTCCCATCATCGCCGAACTGAGTCTCGACAGAAAATGTTAG
- a CDS encoding PHA/PHB synthase family protein yields MDGLATTLDRSSFAAIAQLTSGQSPATLAQSFSDWWTHILCSPGRQLQLAAKGGRKLMRLADYAMRSASGSDPEPAIDPLPQDRRFADAAWKRHPFDLIEQAFLLQQQWWHAATTGVSGVTGHHEAIVEFATRQMLDMVSPTNFIPTNPVLQQRILETGGQCLVEGARFFCDDLERLVRGEPAAGTEAYRVGEKVAATAGKVVFRNRVMELIQYAPATETVRPEPILIVPAWIMKYYILDLSPENSLIRWLVGQGYTVFCISWHNPDSADRDLDMEDYRLLGPMAAVDVIQAITGTEKIHAAGYCIGGTLLAITAAAMARDEDERLASVTLFAAQTEFSEPGELGLFIDEAEINLIDAMMWARGFLDSSHMGGAFQMLRSNDLLWSRILSTYLMGEREPMTDLMAWNADGTRMPYAMHAQYLRRLFLDNDLSEGRYEAGGHPVSLSGLRMPIFMVGTETDHVAPWRSTHKLHMLTGAEIRFVLTSGGHNAGIVSEPGHPHRHYRIATRMQDGPAPGPDAWLERAEVREGSWWPEWSSWLGSHSGEAAAPPAMGAPERNYPPLGDAPGRYVLER; encoded by the coding sequence TTGGACGGTCTGGCCACGACGCTGGATCGGTCGAGCTTCGCCGCCATCGCGCAGCTGACTTCAGGCCAGTCGCCCGCCACTTTGGCGCAGTCTTTTTCCGACTGGTGGACGCACATTCTCTGCTCGCCAGGCAGGCAGCTGCAGCTCGCCGCCAAGGGCGGGCGCAAGCTGATGCGGCTCGCCGACTATGCCATGCGCAGCGCATCCGGCAGCGATCCCGAGCCGGCGATCGATCCGCTGCCCCAGGATCGGCGCTTCGCCGACGCAGCCTGGAAGCGCCATCCGTTCGACCTGATCGAGCAGGCCTTCCTGCTCCAGCAGCAATGGTGGCATGCCGCGACGACCGGCGTGAGCGGCGTCACCGGGCACCACGAAGCGATCGTCGAGTTCGCGACCCGCCAGATGCTCGACATGGTGTCCCCGACCAATTTCATCCCGACCAACCCCGTGCTCCAGCAGCGCATCCTCGAAACCGGAGGACAATGCCTTGTCGAGGGTGCGCGATTTTTTTGCGACGACCTGGAACGCCTGGTACGCGGGGAGCCCGCAGCGGGCACGGAGGCCTATCGGGTCGGCGAGAAGGTCGCAGCCACGGCTGGCAAGGTCGTGTTTCGCAACAGGGTCATGGAACTGATCCAATATGCGCCCGCAACCGAGACGGTGCGTCCGGAGCCGATATTGATCGTGCCGGCATGGATCATGAAATATTACATCCTCGACCTGTCGCCGGAAAATTCGCTCATCCGCTGGCTGGTAGGGCAGGGCTACACCGTGTTCTGCATCTCCTGGCACAATCCCGACAGCGCCGACCGCGATCTCGACATGGAGGATTATCGCCTGCTTGGGCCGATGGCCGCCGTTGATGTCATCCAGGCGATTACCGGCACCGAGAAGATCCACGCGGCCGGCTATTGTATCGGCGGCACGCTGCTCGCCATCACCGCGGCCGCGATGGCGCGCGATGAAGATGAGCGTCTGGCGAGCGTCACGCTGTTCGCCGCCCAGACCGAGTTCAGCGAGCCGGGCGAACTTGGTCTGTTCATCGACGAGGCGGAGATCAACCTGATCGATGCGATGATGTGGGCGCGCGGCTTTCTCGACAGCAGCCATATGGGCGGCGCCTTCCAGATGCTGCGGTCCAACGATCTGCTCTGGTCGCGCATCCTCTCGACCTATCTCATGGGCGAGCGCGAGCCGATGACCGACCTCATGGCATGGAACGCCGACGGCACCCGCATGCCCTATGCCATGCACGCGCAATATCTTCGGCGCCTGTTCCTCGACAATGACCTGTCCGAAGGGCGCTACGAGGCCGGCGGCCACCCGGTCTCGCTCTCGGGGCTGCGCATGCCGATCTTCATGGTGGGCACGGAAACCGACCATGTCGCGCCGTGGCGCTCGACCCACAAGCTCCACATGCTGACGGGCGCGGAGATCCGCTTCGTGCTGACGAGCGGTGGCCACAATGCCGGGATCGTCTCCGAGCCCGGGCATCCTCATCGCCATTATCGCATCGCGACACGGATGCAGGATGGCCCGGCGCCAGGTCCCGATGCCTGGCTGGAGCGGGCCGAGGTGCGCGAAGGGTCGTGGTGGCCGGAATGGAGTTCATGGCTTGGATCGCACTCGGGCGAGGCGGCGGCCCCACCGGCGATGGGCGCGCCCGAACGGAACTATCCGCCGCTCGGTGATGCCCCCGGGCGCTACGTGCTGGAGCGCTGA
- a CDS encoding bifunctional enoyl-CoA hydratase/phosphate acetyltransferase, translated as MAAANLIENRTFDEIAVGDTASLTRTLSADDIQLFAAVSGDVNPAHLDPVYAETDMFHRVIAHGMWGAGLISAILGTELPGPGAIYLGQSLRFTRPVGVGDTITACVTVAQKRAEHHVIVLDCTCVNQKGETVISGQAEVKAPTEKVSRPRMPLPDVRIASHDRFRQLMARAKDGSACVTAVVHPCSADAMRAVAEAADAGIVVPILIGPAARMTNAAKDAGVDIAAFRVIDVPHSHAAAAEAVARVRAGEAALLMKGSLHTDELMGAVVSSDTGLRTERRISHAYVMDVPGYPRPLIITDAAINIEPTLEDKADIARNAIDLAHVIGIEQPRVAILAAVETVNPKMRTTLDAAALCKMADRGQIEGALLDGPLALDNAISEAAVREKSIVSPVAGQADILLVPDLEAGNMLAKQLTFLGGADAAGVVLGARAPIILTSRADSVRTRLASCALAVLLARAATKAAPGVAGQRRDG; from the coding sequence ATGGCCGCCGCCAACCTCATCGAGAACCGCACGTTCGACGAGATCGCCGTCGGCGATACGGCCAGCCTCACCCGCACGCTGTCCGCCGACGACATCCAGCTCTTCGCGGCGGTGTCAGGCGACGTGAATCCGGCGCATCTCGACCCTGTCTATGCCGAAACGGACATGTTCCACAGGGTCATCGCTCATGGCATGTGGGGCGCGGGGCTCATCTCGGCGATCCTGGGAACCGAGCTGCCAGGGCCCGGTGCGATCTATCTCGGCCAATCGCTTCGCTTCACCCGCCCGGTGGGCGTCGGCGACACCATCACGGCCTGCGTCACCGTCGCGCAGAAGCGCGCCGAGCATCATGTCATCGTTCTCGACTGCACCTGTGTGAACCAGAAGGGCGAGACCGTCATCAGCGGCCAGGCCGAGGTCAAGGCGCCCACCGAGAAAGTCAGCCGGCCCCGCATGCCGCTTCCCGACGTGCGGATCGCCAGCCACGACCGCTTCCGCCAGTTGATGGCGCGCGCCAAGGACGGATCTGCGTGCGTCACGGCCGTGGTCCATCCGTGCAGCGCCGACGCCATGCGCGCAGTGGCTGAGGCCGCCGACGCCGGCATCGTCGTTCCGATTCTCATCGGCCCTGCGGCGCGTATGACGAATGCGGCGAAGGACGCCGGTGTCGATATTGCGGCCTTCCGGGTGATCGACGTCCCGCACAGCCACGCCGCCGCCGCCGAAGCCGTCGCGCGCGTGCGGGCCGGCGAAGCCGCGCTGCTGATGAAGGGCTCGCTTCATACTGACGAGCTCATGGGCGCGGTCGTATCGTCCGACACGGGCCTTCGGACCGAACGCAGGATCAGCCACGCCTATGTGATGGACGTGCCCGGCTATCCGCGCCCGCTCATCATCACCGACGCCGCGATCAACATCGAGCCGACGCTTGAGGACAAGGCCGACATCGCGCGCAACGCGATCGACCTTGCCCATGTGATCGGGATCGAACAGCCCAGGGTCGCGATCCTCGCCGCCGTCGAAACGGTCAATCCGAAAATGCGCACCACATTGGATGCCGCGGCGCTCTGCAAGATGGCGGACCGGGGCCAGATCGAAGGCGCGCTGCTCGATGGCCCGCTCGCCCTCGATAATGCGATCAGCGAGGCGGCCGTGCGCGAGAAAAGTATCGTCTCGCCGGTCGCCGGCCAGGCGGACATCCTGCTGGTGCCCGATCTGGAGGCCGGCAACATGCTCGCAAAGCAGCTGACCTTCCTGGGCGGCGCCGATGCCGCAGGCGTGGTGCTCGGCGCGCGCGCTCCGATCATCCTCACCAGCCGGGCAGACAGCGTGCGCACGCGCCTCGCCTCCTGCGCGCTCGCGGTGCTGCTGGCGCGGGCTGCGACCAAGGCGGCTCCCGGCGTTGCGGGACAGCGCCGCGATGGCTGA
- a CDS encoding acetate/propionate family kinase, whose product MAEILCLNAGSSSLKFALYAEPGTDEPSLLASGKIENIGLEPHLIARDAKGDVLAERRWTKDGTITHETLLEDLLREIEASVGDDLIAVGHRIVHGGTDYSAPARVDAPLLAALEALCPLAPLHQPHNLAAVRAVSRLRPAVLQVACFDTGFHHGQPPIATRLALPRALGEEGMRRYGFHGISYEYIARQLRSIDPDTGGGRTIAAHLGNGASLCAMAGGRSIDTTMGFTALDGLVMGTRCGALDPGAVLYLFQQRGMTAREVEHLLYSESGLLGVSGVSSDMRALLGSETPAAGEAIELFVWQIARQAGALASSLGGLDTFVFTAGIGENSPEIRARVAGRLGWLGVDLDADANLRGDAVISAPSSRVAVRVIPTDEERMIAIHAADLLREEPKA is encoded by the coding sequence ATGGCTGAAATCCTGTGCCTCAACGCCGGTTCGTCGAGCCTTAAGTTCGCGCTCTACGCCGAGCCGGGCACTGATGAGCCCTCTTTGCTGGCGAGCGGCAAGATCGAGAATATCGGCCTTGAGCCGCACCTGATCGCGCGCGATGCGAAGGGGGATGTCCTTGCCGAGCGGCGCTGGACGAAAGACGGCACGATCACGCACGAGACGCTGCTCGAGGATTTGCTGCGGGAGATCGAAGCCTCGGTCGGCGACGATCTGATCGCGGTCGGCCATCGGATCGTTCATGGCGGCACCGACTATTCAGCGCCGGCGCGGGTCGACGCGCCACTCCTCGCCGCGCTCGAGGCGCTTTGCCCACTGGCGCCATTGCATCAGCCCCATAATCTCGCCGCGGTCCGCGCCGTCTCCAGGCTGCGCCCCGCTGTGCTGCAAGTCGCCTGCTTCGACACCGGCTTCCATCATGGCCAGCCCCCGATCGCGACGCGCCTCGCGCTGCCGCGCGCGCTTGGCGAAGAGGGCATGCGGCGCTACGGTTTTCACGGCATCTCCTACGAATATATCGCGCGGCAGCTGCGTTCGATCGATCCCGATACAGGCGGTGGCCGCACGATCGCCGCGCATCTCGGCAACGGGGCCAGCCTTTGCGCGATGGCCGGGGGGCGCAGCATCGACACGACGATGGGGTTCACCGCGCTCGACGGGCTGGTGATGGGTACGCGCTGCGGCGCGCTCGACCCGGGCGCGGTGCTCTATCTTTTCCAGCAGAGGGGCATGACGGCGCGTGAAGTCGAGCATCTCCTCTACAGTGAGTCCGGCCTTTTGGGCGTGTCCGGCGTCTCCAGCGACATGCGCGCGCTTCTCGGCAGCGAAACGCCCGCCGCTGGGGAAGCGATCGAGCTCTTCGTCTGGCAGATCGCGCGCCAGGCCGGCGCTCTCGCGTCCTCGCTCGGGGGTCTCGACACATTCGTGTTCACTGCCGGGATCGGCGAGAATTCGCCTGAAATTCGCGCCCGCGTCGCCGGTCGGCTCGGCTGGCTCGGCGTGGACCTCGACGCGGACGCGAACCTCCGAGGAGATGCAGTCATCAGCGCGCCGTCCAGCCGTGTCGCCGTCCGCGTCATCCCGACCGATGAGGAAAGGATGATCGCTATCCACGCCGCCGATCTGCTGCGTGAGGAGCCGAAAGCATGA
- the fabI gene encoding enoyl-ACP reductase FabI — MKPLVDLTGKRGLVIGIANAHSIAAGCAQAFHDCGARLAATYLNGKAEPFVAPVAETLGVEWLAACDVRVPGEVEALFERVKSEWGGLDFLLHSIAFAPKEDLHGRVVDSSAEGFALAMDVSCHSFLRMARLAEPLMSDGGRLLCVTFYGSERVVEHYNLMGPVKAALESATRYVAAELGPKGIRAHAISPGPIATRAASGIDRFDELLERAAATVPQHQLVTIEDVGGLAAFLVSDAGRHITGTIIPVDGGQHLLG; from the coding sequence ATGAAACCTCTCGTCGATCTTACTGGCAAGCGCGGCCTGGTGATCGGTATCGCCAACGCGCATAGCATCGCGGCGGGTTGCGCCCAGGCCTTTCACGACTGTGGGGCGAGACTGGCGGCGACCTATCTCAACGGAAAGGCCGAGCCGTTCGTGGCGCCCGTCGCGGAGACCCTGGGAGTCGAATGGCTCGCCGCGTGCGATGTCCGGGTGCCGGGCGAAGTGGAGGCCCTGTTCGAGCGGGTGAAGTCCGAATGGGGCGGCCTCGATTTCCTGCTTCACTCGATCGCTTTCGCGCCGAAGGAGGATTTGCACGGCCGCGTCGTCGACAGCTCGGCCGAAGGCTTCGCGCTGGCGATGGACGTCTCGTGCCACAGCTTCCTGCGCATGGCGCGTCTCGCCGAGCCGCTGATGTCGGATGGCGGCCGCCTGCTGTGCGTCACCTTCTACGGGTCGGAGCGGGTGGTCGAGCACTACAACCTGATGGGGCCGGTCAAAGCGGCCCTCGAAAGCGCGACCCGCTATGTCGCGGCTGAGCTTGGCCCCAAGGGCATTCGCGCCCATGCGATCTCGCCAGGCCCGATCGCGACCCGCGCTGCCAGCGGCATCGACCGCTTCGACGAGCTGCTCGAACGGGCCGCGGCGACGGTCCCGCAGCACCAGCTCGTGACCATCGAGGATGTCGGAGGGCTCGCCGCCTTTCTGGTGAGCGATGCCGGCCGCCATATCACCGGCACGATCATTCCGGTCGATGGCGGTCAGCACCTGCTCGGCTAG
- the atpD gene encoding F0F1 ATP synthase subunit beta — MGVIPSIARLGRIAALRGPVLDVEFDEGPLPAVNEALRVDASSGPLVAEVQSHIDDRTVRAVALQPTSGLARNVGVTALGAPIAVPVGDKVLGRLLTPTGQVGDGGAPLGPDVPLRPIHRAPPPLEDQNAATAMFETGIKVIDLLAPLAQGGKAAMFGGAGVGKTVLVMELINAMVARYEGVSVFAGIGERSREGHELLTDMRGSGVIDKTVLVFGQMNEPPGARWRVGLTALTIAEYFRDEQKRNVLLLMDNVFRFVQAGSEVSGLLGRMPSRVGYQPTLASEVAALQERIASVHGAAVTAIEAVYVPADDFTDPAVTAISAHLDSSILLSRAMAAEGIYPAVDPLGSSSILLDPQVVGDHHYALAQQVRETIAHYRELQDIISLLGIEELGREDRLIVGRARRLQRFLTQPFMVTQAFTGQAGRSVGLADTLKGVAAILAGATDDWPESAFYMVGDIEEARSRVGQGA; from the coding sequence ATGGGCGTGATACCGTCCATAGCCAGGCTCGGCCGGATTGCGGCGCTGCGCGGTCCCGTCCTCGACGTCGAGTTCGACGAAGGGCCGCTGCCCGCGGTCAATGAAGCGCTGCGCGTCGATGCATCGTCAGGCCCGCTGGTCGCGGAAGTGCAGAGCCATATCGATGACCGCACCGTCCGCGCCGTCGCGCTTCAGCCGACCTCCGGTCTCGCTCGTAATGTCGGCGTGACGGCCTTGGGCGCCCCCATCGCGGTCCCGGTCGGAGACAAGGTTCTGGGGCGGCTCCTTACGCCGACCGGGCAGGTGGGTGACGGCGGCGCGCCGCTTGGGCCGGATGTTCCATTGAGGCCCATTCACCGCGCACCCCCGCCGCTCGAAGACCAGAACGCGGCGACGGCGATGTTCGAGACTGGCATCAAGGTCATCGATCTGCTCGCGCCGCTCGCCCAGGGTGGCAAGGCGGCGATGTTCGGGGGCGCGGGGGTGGGGAAGACCGTGCTGGTGATGGAACTCATCAACGCGATGGTCGCGCGCTATGAAGGTGTTTCCGTCTTTGCCGGCATCGGAGAGCGATCGCGCGAGGGCCATGAGCTGCTCACGGACATGCGCGGCTCGGGCGTGATCGACAAGACCGTGCTCGTTTTCGGGCAGATGAACGAGCCGCCGGGCGCGCGCTGGCGGGTAGGGCTGACCGCGCTCACCATCGCCGAATATTTCCGCGACGAGCAGAAGCGCAATGTCCTGCTGCTCATGGATAATGTGTTCCGCTTCGTCCAGGCCGGCAGCGAAGTCTCCGGCCTGCTCGGACGCATGCCTTCACGCGTCGGCTACCAGCCGACGCTGGCCAGCGAAGTGGCCGCGCTGCAGGAGCGCATCGCCTCGGTGCATGGAGCGGCGGTGACCGCGATCGAGGCGGTCTATGTGCCCGCCGACGATTTCACCGACCCTGCGGTCACCGCCATCTCCGCCCATCTCGACAGTTCCATTCTGCTCTCGCGCGCCATGGCGGCCGAAGGCATCTATCCCGCGGTCGATCCCCTGGGATCCTCGTCGATCCTGCTCGATCCGCAGGTCGTGGGCGATCATCATTACGCGCTCGCCCAGCAGGTCCGGGAGACGATCGCGCATTATCGCGAGCTCCAGGACATCATCTCGCTGCTCGGTATCGAGGAGCTGGGCCGCGAGGATCGGCTGATCGTCGGCAGGGCGCGGCGGCTGCAGCGCTTCCTGACCCAGCCCTTCATGGTGACCCAGGCCTTCACCGGGCAAGCCGGCCGTTCTGTGGGGCTGGCCGATACGCTGAAGGGCGTCGCGGCCATCCTGGCCGGCGCGACCGACGACTGGCCCGAGAGCGCCTTCTACATGGTAGGCGATATTGAAGAGGCACGCTCTCGCGTGGGGCAGGGCGCATGA
- a CDS encoding F0F1 ATP synthase subunit epsilon, translating into MKLRITDPTAILVDTDVRSVRAEDASGSFGILSGHADFLTALGVSIVSWRGADGAPGYCAVRNGILTVSHGTGVAVATREGHVGDDLGTLEHDVLARYRERDEGERSERTASAKLRMQAIRHMVEALQGGGRELGL; encoded by the coding sequence ATGAAGCTGCGGATCACCGATCCGACCGCGATCCTCGTCGACACGGACGTCAGGTCGGTTCGCGCCGAGGATGCCAGCGGCAGTTTCGGCATCCTGTCGGGCCACGCCGATTTCCTGACCGCGCTTGGCGTCTCGATCGTCTCCTGGCGGGGCGCCGATGGCGCTCCAGGCTATTGCGCGGTGCGCAACGGCATTCTGACCGTAAGCCACGGCACGGGGGTCGCGGTCGCGACGCGCGAAGGCCATGTCGGCGATGACCTCGGAACGCTCGAGCATGACGTGCTCGCGCGCTACCGCGAGCGCGACGAGGGCGAACGATCCGAACGGACCGCGTCGGCGAAGCTCAGGATGCAGGCGATCCGCCATATGGTCGAGGCCCTGCAGGGTGGTGGCCGGGAGCTTGGTCTGTGA
- a CDS encoding AtpZ/AtpI family protein produces MTADKPEQPIVEAIRTRAERRRLAQRLPSVARNLGQIGVLGWQIVLPALVGLAIGRWLDHRLDSGIFWTAPLLLVGLALGCWSGWRWMHRQ; encoded by the coding sequence GTGACCGCGGACAAGCCCGAGCAGCCGATCGTCGAAGCCATCCGGACCCGCGCGGAACGGCGGCGGCTTGCGCAGCGGCTTCCTTCCGTCGCCCGCAATCTCGGCCAGATCGGCGTGCTCGGCTGGCAGATCGTCCTGCCCGCGCTGGTCGGTCTCGCGATCGGCCGCTGGCTCGACCACCGGCTGGATAGCGGCATCTTCTGGACCGCGCCGCTCCTGCTCGTCGGGCTCGCCCTCGGCTGCTGGTCGGGCTGGCGCTGGATGCACCGGCAATGA
- a CDS encoding ATP synthase subunit I: protein MSQLSPILFLALGFAVGLAHFAAIAREADLVTHGGPASRAILLRLGRLAVTILVLVIASRQGWPALLAATTGFMGGRQIMLHRLGGAR, encoded by the coding sequence ATGAGCCAGCTCTCCCCCATCCTGTTCCTGGCCCTCGGATTTGCGGTCGGCCTCGCCCATTTCGCGGCCATCGCCAGAGAAGCCGACCTCGTCACCCATGGCGGCCCGGCATCGCGCGCGATCCTGCTCAGGCTCGGGCGTCTCGCCGTCACTATTCTGGTTCTCGTCATCGCCAGCCGGCAAGGGTGGCCGGCGCTTCTTGCCGCAACAACCGGCTTCATGGGCGGGCGCCAGATCATGCTCCACCGGCTCGGAGGCGCCCGATGA
- a CDS encoding F0F1 ATP synthase subunit A: protein MKFASPLESHVLFAIGPVPISQPVATTWGIMAFLTIGSWLLTRRLALRPTRAQAALELVVETVAGQIRETMEAEPQRYLPLIGTLFLFLLVANWSSLIPGVEPPTATLETDAALALIVFGATLWFGVRALGPRAYLATFARPSILLAPLNIVELFTRSFSLMVRLFGNVMSGVFMIGVVLSLAGLLVPIPLMALEMLTGAVQAYIFGALAMVFIGSAISENGARPPSKQESPA from the coding sequence ATGAAATTCGCGTCACCACTTGAAAGCCATGTGCTGTTCGCGATCGGTCCGGTGCCGATCAGCCAGCCGGTCGCCACGACCTGGGGCATCATGGCCTTCCTTACAATCGGAAGCTGGCTGCTGACCCGCCGCCTTGCGTTACGCCCAACCCGAGCCCAAGCGGCGCTCGAGCTGGTCGTCGAGACCGTCGCCGGCCAGATCCGCGAGACGATGGAGGCGGAACCGCAGCGTTATCTGCCGCTGATCGGCACGCTGTTCCTGTTCCTGCTGGTCGCCAACTGGTCGTCGCTGATCCCCGGCGTCGAGCCGCCGACCGCGACCCTCGAAACCGACGCGGCGCTGGCGCTGATCGTCTTCGGCGCGACGCTCTGGTTCGGCGTCCGCGCGCTCGGGCCCAGGGCCTATCTCGCGACCTTCGCGCGCCCCTCGATCCTGCTCGCCCCGCTCAATATCGTCGAGCTCTTCACCCGCAGCTTCTCGCTGATGGTGCGCCTGTTCGGCAACGTCATGAGCGGCGTCTTCATGATCGGCGTCGTGCTGAGCCTCGCCGGGCTGCTCGTCCCGATCCCGCTCATGGCGCTCGAAATGCTGACCGGCGCGGTCCAGGCCTACATTTTCGGCGCGCTCGCCATGGTCTTTATCGGGAGCGCTATCAGCGAGAACGGCGCCCGCCCGCCATCCAAACAGGAGTCCCCCGCATGA
- a CDS encoding F0F1 ATP synthase subunit C, translated as MNWIHLASILGAAFAISIGAIAPALGQGRAVAAAMDAIARQPEAANTVSRTLFVGLAMIETMAIYCLVIALLLLFANPFA; from the coding sequence ATGAACTGGATCCATCTCGCCAGCATCCTCGGAGCCGCTTTCGCGATCTCGATCGGCGCAATCGCCCCGGCGCTCGGGCAGGGCAGGGCCGTCGCCGCCGCGATGGACGCGATCGCGCGCCAGCCCGAAGCCGCCAACACCGTCTCGCGCACGCTGTTCGTGGGCCTCGCGATGATCGAGACGATGGCGATCTACTGCCTCGTGATCGCGCTGCTGCTGCTCTTCGCCAACCCGTTCGCCTGA
- a CDS encoding F0F1 ATP synthase subunit B family protein, which yields MRIDWWTLALQAVNVLILVWLLGRFLFRPVMDAIAARQASAQALLDEAREAKDRAQAEAQALKTQNDGFVADAAARRAEIRTEAEAERQRLLAQARLEADAVVEQGHAAIDAERGRVAAQWREKAANLAASMAGTLLARLPPEQTVQAMVDALKARLGDLSEADRRSLAAAGPVTVATPAPLTADLQTQVARALGEILPDTATPIFAVDPDLIAGAELRTPHAVVRNSWRADLDAMVESLNEDDHARIA from the coding sequence ATGCGGATCGACTGGTGGACGCTCGCGCTGCAGGCGGTCAATGTCCTCATCCTCGTGTGGCTGCTCGGACGCTTCCTGTTCCGTCCGGTGATGGATGCCATCGCTGCCCGCCAGGCATCGGCCCAGGCGCTGCTCGACGAAGCGCGGGAGGCAAAGGACCGGGCACAGGCCGAAGCGCAGGCGCTCAAAACGCAGAATGACGGCTTCGTCGCGGATGCGGCGGCTCGCCGCGCCGAGATCCGGACCGAGGCCGAAGCGGAGCGCCAGCGCCTCCTCGCGCAGGCCAGGCTCGAGGCGGACGCCGTCGTCGAGCAAGGCCATGCGGCGATCGATGCCGAACGCGGGCGGGTGGCGGCGCAGTGGCGGGAAAAGGCAGCGAACCTCGCCGCCTCGATGGCAGGCACGTTGCTCGCTCGTCTCCCGCCCGAGCAGACGGTGCAGGCCATGGTCGACGCGCTCAAGGCGCGGCTCGGAGACCTTTCCGAGGCGGATCGCCGCAGCCTGGCGGCCGCCGGGCCCGTCACCGTCGCGACGCCCGCGCCGCTGACGGCCGATCTGCAGACGCAGGTAGCGCGCGCGCTTGGCGAAATCCTGCCGGATACCGCGACCCCGATCTTCGCAGTCGATCCAGATCTCATCGCCGGCGCGGAGCTTCGCACGCCCCACGCCGTCGTGCGCAACAGCTGGCGCGCCGATCTCGACGCCATGGTTGAGAGCCTCAATGAAGACGATCATGCCCGGATCGCCTGA